The proteins below are encoded in one region of Sphingobium yanoikuyae:
- the argH gene encoding argininosuccinate lyase: MWGGRFAAGPASIMREINASIPFDKRLWKQDIAGSKAHVAMLAKQGIVDGEDAQAITEGLNRIAAEYEANGVPVNLDLEDIHMVTESRLAELIGPAAGRLHTARSRNDQVATDFRLWVRDAMDEVMAGLAGLQQALLARAEEHVDAVMPGFTHLQSAQPVTLGHHLMAYYEMVRRDRSRFADARVRLDECPLGAAALAGTGFPIDRHATAAALGFAKPTDNSLDSVSDRDFALDYLMAATQASLHLSRLAEEFIIWASQPFGFVKLPDAYSTGSSIMPQKRNPDAAELVRGHAGRIMGCMNALCVTMKGLPLAYSKDMQDDKPPVFEAHDLLGLSIAAMTGMIETVTFRTDRMRGLAESGFATATDLADWLVREGDIPFREAHHITGRAVAAAEEAGVQLADLPLETLKAIDARIDDRIYAVLTVDASVASRKSHGGTAPDQVRARIAAARATQE, translated from the coding sequence ATGTGGGGTGGCCGGTTCGCGGCCGGCCCGGCATCGATCATGCGTGAGATAAATGCCTCCATCCCCTTCGACAAGCGCTTGTGGAAACAGGATATCGCCGGGTCCAAGGCGCATGTCGCAATGCTGGCCAAGCAGGGCATCGTCGATGGCGAGGATGCGCAGGCGATCACCGAGGGGCTGAACCGGATCGCGGCGGAATATGAAGCCAATGGCGTTCCGGTCAATCTGGACCTGGAAGATATCCACATGGTCACGGAGTCGCGGCTGGCCGAACTGATCGGCCCGGCGGCCGGCCGCCTGCACACCGCGCGCAGCCGCAACGACCAGGTGGCGACCGATTTCCGCCTGTGGGTCCGCGACGCCATGGATGAGGTGATGGCGGGCCTGGCCGGGTTGCAGCAGGCGCTGCTCGCCCGCGCCGAGGAACATGTCGATGCGGTGATGCCGGGCTTCACCCATCTCCAGTCGGCGCAGCCGGTGACGCTGGGCCATCATCTGATGGCCTATTATGAAATGGTGCGCCGCGACCGCAGCCGCTTTGCCGATGCGCGCGTGCGGCTGGACGAATGCCCGCTGGGCGCCGCCGCGCTGGCCGGCACCGGCTTCCCGATCGATCGCCATGCCACGGCGGCGGCGCTGGGCTTTGCCAAGCCGACCGACAACAGCCTGGACAGCGTGTCCGACCGCGACTTCGCGCTCGACTATCTGATGGCCGCGACCCAGGCGTCGCTGCATCTGTCGCGCCTGGCCGAAGAGTTCATCATCTGGGCGAGCCAGCCCTTCGGCTTCGTCAAGCTGCCCGACGCCTATTCGACCGGCAGCTCGATCATGCCGCAGAAGCGCAATCCCGACGCGGCCGAACTGGTGCGCGGCCATGCCGGCCGCATCATGGGCTGCATGAATGCGCTGTGCGTGACGATGAAGGGCCTGCCGCTCGCCTATTCCAAGGACATGCAGGACGACAAGCCGCCGGTGTTCGAGGCGCATGACCTGCTGGGCCTGTCGATCGCGGCGATGACCGGGATGATCGAGACGGTGACGTTCCGCACCGACCGGATGCGCGGGCTGGCCGAGAGCGGTTTCGCGACCGCGACGGACCTGGCCGACTGGCTGGTGCGCGAGGGCGACATTCCCTTCCGCGAGGCGCATCATATCACCGGTCGTGCGGTGGCGGCGGCGGAGGAAGCCGGCGTGCAGTTGGCTGACCTGCCGCTCGAAACGCTCAAGGCCATCGACGCGCGTATCGACGATCGCATCTATGCGGTATTGACGGTCGATGCGTCGGTCGCCAGCCGCAAGAGCCATGGCGGTACGGCGCCCGATCAGGTGCGCGCCCGGATTGCCGCGGCGCGCGCGACGCAGGAGTGA
- a CDS encoding TetR/AcrR family transcriptional regulator encodes MTCSEKALAPSRREARRLDRRQTILEVAARHFLENGYAATSMSAIAAILGGSKGTLWNHFPSKEELFRAVLENATSTYRARLSEILDPGGDLASTLHRTALSLLEKVTSPEAIALHRLIASEGGRFPEMSRIFYEMAPSHTRMLLARFLEGAMDRGQLRRDDPDKAARVLMRLTTSGCHELLLLSQIERVTPQQMESDAAFAVDIFLRAYGAEGMAR; translated from the coding sequence ATGACATGCTCAGAAAAAGCTTTAGCCCCCAGTCGTCGGGAGGCCCGCCGCCTCGACCGGCGCCAGACGATATTGGAGGTGGCTGCCCGGCATTTTCTGGAAAATGGCTATGCCGCGACCAGCATGTCAGCCATCGCCGCCATATTGGGCGGGTCGAAGGGCACGTTGTGGAATCATTTCCCTTCCAAGGAGGAATTGTTTCGCGCGGTTCTCGAAAATGCGACCAGCACCTATCGCGCGCGGCTTTCGGAAATATTGGACCCCGGCGGCGACCTCGCCTCGACGCTGCATCGCACCGCGCTCAGCCTGCTCGAAAAGGTGACATCGCCCGAAGCGATCGCCCTGCACCGGCTGATCGCGTCGGAAGGTGGCCGTTTCCCGGAAATGAGCCGCATCTTCTATGAAATGGCGCCCAGCCATACCCGCATGCTGCTCGCCCGTTTCCTCGAAGGGGCGATGGACCGCGGCCAGTTGCGCCGCGACGATCCCGACAAGGCCGCCCGCGTGCTGATGCGCCTGACGACATCGGGCTGCCATGAATTGCTGCTACTCAGCCAGATCGAACGGGTCACGCCGCAACAGATGGAAAGCGACGCCGCCTTCGCCGTCGACATCTTCCTGCGCGCCTATGGCGCAGAAGGCATGGCGCGTTAA
- a CDS encoding response regulator transcription factor, whose translation MPFFKRKPLHQIVAQQPESGATASRRLRVLLIDENATARAVIARRLSRLNYDVVLAENGFIALNLLVTRPVDLILIDMDLLMLPAVATMKRIRATALAPHACIVMLTGRIDSQSAVEVLEAGADDHIVKPFDFDLLDARLRHLCARAERLGMLSRHNAELDARIARRAVELGETRDALQEMQLDRARLVSSIQALQDEVARLSARQN comes from the coding sequence ATGCCGTTTTTCAAGCGCAAGCCCCTTCATCAGATCGTCGCGCAGCAGCCGGAAAGCGGGGCCACAGCCTCGCGCCGGCTGCGCGTGCTGCTGATCGACGAGAATGCGACCGCCCGCGCCGTCATCGCTCGCCGCCTGTCGCGGCTTAACTATGACGTGGTGCTGGCCGAAAACGGCTTCATCGCTCTCAACCTGCTGGTCACGCGTCCGGTCGACCTGATCCTGATCGACATGGACCTGCTGATGCTACCCGCCGTGGCGACGATGAAGCGCATTCGCGCCACCGCGCTCGCCCCCCATGCCTGCATCGTCATGCTGACCGGTCGCATCGACAGCCAGTCCGCCGTCGAAGTGCTGGAGGCCGGCGCCGACGACCATATCGTCAAGCCATTCGATTTCGACCTGCTCGATGCGCGGCTGCGCCATCTGTGCGCCCGCGCCGAACGGCTCGGCATGCTCAGCCGGCACAATGCCGAGCTCGACGCCCGCATCGCCCGCCGCGCCGTGGAACTGGGCGAAACCCGTGACGCCCTGCAGGAAATGCAGCTCGACCGCGCCCGCCTCGTCTCCTCGATCCAGGCCTTGCAAGATGAAGTCGCCCGCCTCAGCGCGCGGCAGAACTGA
- the lysA gene encoding diaminopimelate decarboxylase has translation MDHFDYVDGTMHVEQVPMTEIAQQVGTPVYVYSTATLERHVGVFREGLSQLDNPLIAFAVKANPNAAVLATLAKLGLGADVVSGGELQRAVAAGIPANRIVFSGVGKTAEEMKLALELGIFQFNLESEPEAEMLSEVALSMGKKAPVAYRINPDVDAGTHAKISTGKSENKFGIPYDRALESYAAARDLPGLDVQGVAVHIGSQLTDLAPLEAAFVKVGALIKQLRAAGHDIRTADLGGGLGVPYDPSQPLPPSPADYGAMVTRVTQGWDARLMFEPGRVIVGNAGVLLSKVIRVKQGAQAPFVIVDAAMNDLMRPSLYDAWHDIRAVAPDGNRIASNVVGPVCETGDTFAMGRDMDVVAAGDLLTFMTAGAYGATMAGTYNSRSLTPEVLVSGDKWAVVRARPPIEALIAGDHIPDWVAG, from the coding sequence TTGGACCATTTCGATTATGTAGACGGCACCATGCATGTGGAGCAGGTGCCGATGACGGAAATTGCGCAGCAGGTCGGCACCCCGGTCTATGTCTATTCGACCGCGACGCTGGAACGCCATGTCGGCGTGTTCCGCGAAGGGCTGTCCCAGCTCGACAATCCGCTGATCGCCTTTGCCGTGAAGGCCAATCCCAATGCCGCCGTGCTGGCGACGCTGGCGAAGCTGGGGCTGGGTGCGGACGTGGTGTCGGGCGGCGAATTGCAGCGCGCCGTGGCGGCAGGCATTCCGGCCAACCGCATTGTCTTTTCCGGCGTCGGCAAGACCGCCGAGGAAATGAAGCTGGCGCTGGAGCTGGGCATTTTCCAGTTCAACCTGGAGAGCGAACCGGAAGCGGAAATGCTGTCGGAGGTGGCGCTGTCGATGGGGAAGAAGGCGCCGGTCGCCTATCGCATCAACCCCGATGTCGACGCCGGTACCCATGCCAAGATTTCGACCGGCAAGTCGGAAAACAAGTTCGGCATCCCCTATGACCGGGCGCTGGAAAGCTATGCCGCCGCGCGCGACCTGCCGGGCCTCGATGTCCAGGGCGTCGCCGTGCATATCGGCAGCCAGCTGACCGACCTGGCGCCGCTAGAGGCGGCCTTCGTCAAGGTCGGCGCGCTGATCAAGCAGCTGCGCGCGGCGGGCCATGACATCCGCACCGCCGATCTGGGCGGTGGCCTGGGCGTGCCCTACGACCCGTCGCAGCCGCTGCCGCCGAGTCCGGCCGACTATGGCGCGATGGTCACGCGAGTGACGCAGGGCTGGGATGCGCGGCTGATGTTCGAGCCGGGCCGGGTGATCGTGGGCAATGCCGGCGTGCTGCTGTCGAAGGTGATCCGTGTCAAACAGGGCGCGCAGGCGCCGTTCGTGATCGTCGACGCGGCTATGAACGACCTGATGCGGCCCAGCCTCTATGACGCATGGCACGATATCCGCGCGGTGGCGCCGGACGGCAACCGGATCGCGTCGAACGTGGTCGGACCGGTGTGCGAGACCGGCGATACCTTCGCCATGGGCCGCGACATGGATGTGGTGGCGGCCGGCGACCTGCTGACCTTTATGACCGCGGGCGCCTATGGCGCGACCATGGCGGGCACCTATAACAGCCGATCGCTGACCCCCGAAGTGCTGGTGTCGGGCGACAAATGGGCCGTGGTCCGCGCGCGTCCGCCGATCGAGGCGCTGATCGCGGGCGACCATATCCCCGATTGGGTGGCTGGCTGA
- a CDS encoding TlpA family protein disulfide reductase — MTLLLLAGLAACDRQSPPAGQANASASGKVTGDEVQPAAGGGAKGDFNYTIDRSKAGTPAPTFAFENPQGGTATLQDFAGRPLLVNLWATWCAPCVAEMPTLDALAAQSDREGDRSLVVLTISQDVQGQAAIKPFFAKHRLPHLKGWTDPENKLGLGYATGVLPTTVLYDAKGKEVARVVGAMDWTGAEAHKLIAVAKGG; from the coding sequence ATGACACTGCTCCTGCTGGCTGGGCTGGCGGCATGCGATAGGCAATCCCCGCCCGCGGGGCAAGCCAATGCGAGCGCCAGCGGCAAGGTGACGGGCGACGAAGTGCAGCCCGCTGCCGGCGGCGGCGCCAAGGGCGATTTCAACTACACGATCGACCGCAGCAAGGCGGGTACACCTGCGCCGACCTTCGCGTTCGAAAATCCGCAGGGTGGCACGGCGACCCTACAGGACTTTGCCGGCCGCCCGCTGCTGGTCAATCTCTGGGCGACCTGGTGCGCGCCCTGCGTCGCGGAGATGCCGACGCTCGACGCCCTCGCCGCACAAAGTGACAGAGAAGGTGACAGGAGCCTGGTCGTTTTGACGATTTCGCAGGACGTGCAGGGCCAGGCCGCGATCAAGCCTTTCTTCGCCAAGCACAGGCTGCCTCACCTCAAGGGCTGGACCGATCCGGAGAACAAGCTCGGCCTGGGCTATGCCACCGGCGTCCTGCCGACCACCGTCCTCTATGATGCCAAGGGCAAGGAGGTTGCGCGCGTGGTCGGAGCCATGGACTGGACCGGCGCAGAAGCCCACAAGCTCATCGCCGTCGCAAAAGGCGGATAA
- a CDS encoding efflux transporter outer membrane subunit, translating to MSVSRISFSIRTGGIAVTALLLAGCASIPDLGDKPEIRAPQSVEAGRSLSADTVAWPSENWWSAYGDPQLTSLIEEGLRNSPDMAVALARFRQATAMAQQSGAALLPTVDATANAGVTKQSYNMGMPKDFVPQGWLGTGKVGLDFGLDIDLWGKNRASLAAATSEARAAEIDAQQARLALTTAIADAYADLARLYDEAEIQERTLEIRTASQKLVADRRQNGLETRGSVRQADATVSSAKAQLAAARVAIELRQHQIAALIGAGPDRGLAMTRPQIGQLAPLGLPADVTTNLVARRPDVAAALARTQAAASRIKVARASFYPAVSLSALIGVQSLGYETLFTGTGASGGSTSFADNLFKKDSLFGSAGPAISLPIFHGGQLRGQYRGARATYDEAVASYDKTVLGAYQDVADAVTSRRTLDQRLTDAKAALAASQDAYGVAQQRYKGGLSTYLDVLNVEDQLLAARQSVAQLEASAFSLDIALIRALGGGFAASDAQSKDRPNG from the coding sequence ATGTCCGTGAGTCGCATCAGTTTTTCCATTCGCACCGGCGGTATTGCAGTGACAGCGCTGCTTCTGGCCGGCTGTGCTTCAATACCTGATCTGGGCGACAAGCCCGAGATTCGTGCGCCGCAGAGCGTGGAGGCGGGGCGCAGCCTGAGCGCCGACACGGTTGCCTGGCCTAGCGAGAATTGGTGGAGCGCCTATGGCGATCCGCAGCTGACATCGCTGATCGAGGAGGGGCTGCGCAATTCGCCCGACATGGCGGTGGCGCTGGCGCGCTTCCGCCAGGCGACGGCGATGGCCCAGCAATCGGGCGCGGCGCTGCTGCCCACGGTCGACGCCACGGCCAATGCCGGCGTGACCAAGCAGAGCTATAATATGGGCATGCCCAAGGATTTCGTGCCGCAGGGCTGGCTGGGCACCGGCAAGGTCGGGCTGGACTTTGGTCTGGACATCGACCTGTGGGGCAAGAACCGGGCGTCGTTGGCGGCAGCCACGTCGGAGGCCCGCGCGGCCGAGATCGACGCGCAGCAGGCACGCCTGGCGCTGACCACCGCGATCGCCGATGCCTATGCCGACCTGGCCCGCCTCTATGACGAGGCGGAAATCCAGGAGCGGACGCTGGAAATCCGCACGGCCAGCCAGAAGCTGGTCGCCGACCGCCGGCAGAATGGCCTGGAAACGCGCGGCAGCGTGCGCCAGGCCGACGCCACCGTGTCCTCGGCCAAGGCGCAACTGGCGGCCGCCCGCGTGGCGATCGAACTGCGCCAGCATCAGATCGCCGCGCTGATCGGCGCCGGGCCGGACCGTGGCCTGGCGATGACCCGGCCGCAGATCGGCCAGTTGGCGCCACTGGGCCTGCCGGCGGACGTCACCACCAATCTGGTGGCGCGTCGTCCCGACGTCGCCGCCGCGCTGGCCCGGACGCAGGCTGCTGCCAGCCGGATCAAGGTGGCGCGAGCATCCTTCTATCCGGCGGTGAGCCTGAGCGCCCTGATCGGCGTCCAGTCGCTGGGGTATGAAACGCTGTTCACCGGCACCGGTGCTTCGGGCGGGTCGACGTCCTTTGCGGACAATCTGTTCAAGAAGGATTCGCTGTTCGGCAGCGCCGGCCCGGCGATCAGCCTGCCGATCTTCCATGGCGGGCAGTTGCGCGGCCAGTATCGCGGCGCGCGCGCGACCTATGACGAGGCGGTCGCCAGCTATGACAAGACGGTGCTGGGCGCCTATCAGGACGTCGCCGACGCCGTGACCAGCCGCCGGACGCTGGACCAGCGGCTGACCGACGCCAAGGCGGCGCTGGCCGCGTCGCAGGATGCCTATGGCGTCGCCCAGCAACGCTACAAGGGCGGGCTTTCCACCTATCTCGACGTGCTGAACGTCGAAGACCAGCTGCTCGCGGCGCGTCAGTCCGTCGCGCAGCTGGAAGCGAGCGCCTTCTCTCTCGATATTGCCCTCATTCGCGCGCTCGGCGGCGGCTTTGCCGCGAGCGACGCTCAGTCCAAGGATCGACCCAATGGCTGA
- a CDS encoding EmrA/EmrK family multidrug efflux transporter periplasmic adaptor subunit — protein sequence MADAATETSPELAEQRGNARKTWLTRLAIAVLVVGVLWAAWYFLIGRNHVSTDNAYVNAEVAQVTPLLSAQAIEVNVTDTQTVKRGDILVKLDPTDAQIALQQAEADLADARRRFRQTSATSGSLSAQVEARGADIVQARAQLATAQADFDKARIDLQRREALVAGGAVSGDEVTAARKSYAAAKAALDLARAGVETAQATRNAATGQLAANDALIRGSTEESDPAVMVAKAKLEDAKLDLERTIIRAPIDGVVTKRAVQIGQRVAQGSPIMSIVPLSQVYVDANFKERQLRHVKVGMPATVVADIYGGDVVYHGKVVGFSGGTGSSLSLIPAQNATGNWIKVVQRLPVRIALDPKELAEHPLRVGLSTEVEIDLAGK from the coding sequence ATGGCTGATGCCGCCACCGAAACTTCCCCCGAACTGGCCGAGCAGCGCGGCAATGCCCGCAAGACCTGGCTGACCCGTCTGGCGATCGCCGTGCTGGTGGTCGGTGTCCTGTGGGCGGCCTGGTATTTCCTGATCGGCCGCAACCATGTCAGCACCGACAATGCCTATGTGAATGCGGAGGTCGCCCAGGTGACCCCCTTGCTGTCGGCGCAGGCGATCGAGGTCAACGTCACCGACACCCAGACTGTGAAGCGTGGCGACATCCTGGTGAAGCTGGACCCGACCGATGCGCAGATCGCGCTGCAGCAGGCCGAGGCCGATCTGGCCGATGCCCGTCGCCGCTTCCGCCAGACCAGCGCGACCAGCGGTTCGCTGTCGGCGCAGGTCGAGGCGCGTGGCGCTGACATCGTCCAGGCCCGTGCCCAGCTGGCGACCGCGCAGGCCGATTTCGACAAGGCCCGCATCGACCTGCAGCGTCGCGAGGCGCTGGTCGCGGGCGGCGCGGTTTCGGGTGACGAAGTCACCGCGGCGCGCAAATCCTATGCCGCTGCCAAGGCGGCGCTGGATCTGGCCCGTGCCGGTGTCGAGACCGCGCAGGCGACCCGCAATGCCGCGACCGGCCAGCTGGCCGCCAACGACGCGCTGATCCGCGGTTCGACCGAGGAAAGTGATCCCGCGGTGATGGTTGCCAAGGCGAAGCTGGAAGACGCCAAGCTGGACCTGGAACGCACGATCATCCGTGCGCCGATCGACGGCGTGGTGACCAAGCGTGCGGTCCAGATCGGCCAGCGCGTGGCGCAGGGCAGCCCGATCATGAGCATCGTCCCGCTGTCGCAGGTCTATGTCGACGCCAATTTCAAGGAACGCCAGCTGCGCCATGTGAAGGTGGGCATGCCCGCCACGGTGGTGGCCGACATCTATGGCGGCGACGTCGTCTATCATGGCAAGGTCGTGGGCTTCTCCGGCGGCACCGGTTCGTCGCTGTCGCTGATCCCGGCGCAGAACGCGACTGGCAACTGGATCAAGGTGGTCCAGCGCCTGCCGGTGCGCATCGCGCTCGACCCCAAGGAACTGGCAGAGCATCCGCTGCGCGTGGGCTTGTCCACCGAAGTCGAGATCGATCTGGCCGGCAAGTAA
- a CDS encoding siroheme synthase yields the protein MHSLPVFLRLEGRAVILTGQGEAADAKRRLLERAGARIVGEDDADARVAIVSDGDAAVVARLRARGVLVNATDKPDLCDFTLPAIVDRDPVLIAIGTGGASAGLAAALRQRIEALLPSGLGDLARALFAARGRLRDLWPDAGARRQAIGKALAPGGAIDPLGFDPDVDVWLAEGLEADNSALYLVRLSSADPDDLSVRDARMLALADRVYHDGSVAPAILDRARADAERIAANGPPERLGAGLSLWVSSAAR from the coding sequence ATGCACAGCCTGCCCGTCTTTCTGCGGCTGGAGGGGCGGGCGGTCATCCTGACCGGACAGGGCGAGGCGGCCGATGCCAAGCGCCGGCTGCTGGAGCGCGCCGGCGCGCGCATCGTCGGCGAGGATGATGCGGATGCACGGGTCGCAATCGTGTCGGATGGCGACGCGGCGGTCGTGGCGCGACTGCGCGCGCGCGGCGTGCTGGTCAATGCGACCGACAAGCCGGACCTGTGCGATTTCACCCTGCCGGCGATCGTCGATCGCGATCCGGTGCTGATCGCGATCGGCACGGGTGGGGCGTCGGCGGGACTGGCGGCGGCGCTGCGGCAGCGGATCGAGGCCTTGTTGCCGAGCGGGCTGGGCGATCTGGCGCGGGCGCTGTTCGCGGCGCGGGGGCGGTTGCGCGACCTGTGGCCCGATGCGGGCGCGCGGCGGCAGGCAATCGGCAAGGCGCTGGCGCCGGGCGGGGCGATTGATCCGCTAGGGTTTGATCCGGATGTCGATGTGTGGCTGGCGGAGGGCCTGGAGGCGGACAATAGCGCGCTATATCTTGTCCGGCTGTCGTCGGCCGATCCCGATGATCTGAGCGTGCGCGATGCGCGGATGCTGGCGCTGGCCGACCGGGTCTATCATGATGGGTCGGTGGCGCCGGCGATATTGGACCGGGCGCGGGCGGATGCCGAGCGGATCGCGGCGAATGGTCCGCCCGAACGGCTTGGCGCTGGCCTCAGTCTATGGGTCAGTTCTGCCGCGCGCTGA
- a CDS encoding TonB-dependent receptor plug domain-containing protein, which yields MKRLSALKLSLVIATSWSACAMAQEAPQEPQADEGAAIIVTGTRAVGMSAAEAAAPVQVLSEEAIAHVGQPNLNQALTQIVPSFTAQTQGTDMSSFSLSARLRGLSPNHTLLLVNGKRRHGSAILQVATGPFGGSAAPSLDLIPPDAVERIEILQEGAAAVYGTDAIAGVINLILKDDTEGGSFKITGGQNYDSEGETFSVSGNVGFKLGEDGYFNLSGFHRRQDYTTTGTGQVQVTQLDGSLQPNAPAQWSNLTGDALAGINGGQPKTYLTEFFYNMGYDFGGVELYSFGNYARRIGYAKQGYRHPKRVCYESGNLGGSVTTAAYDPSICYGNTGVVGMVPLQHVTEDEYSFTVGAKGEFGGGWNYDLSTTYGHDKNEIWTENSAHREVWQETYAQYLNGSGVLPNTPDSAYDGGFRLSQTTVTADIRKEFDLGLADPLTFAFGGEYRRDTYTIVAGDYYSTYKTGVQSFPGYKESDAGDWNRSAKAGYINVIVNPVEKWTVDLAGRYEDYSDFGDTLIGKATTRFDFSDAVAIRGTVSTGFRAPTLAEQHYSTVAVGPTSAVAVLPAGSPAATLLGFSALKPEKSTNFSGGFVFRPIPKLAVTLDGYLIKIKDRIALTAARYAVQGGVATAEAPAIISALQAAGVVFDAALPNIGAQSFTNGIDTRTWGIDFSAAYPVALDFGSLNLSVSANYNKTKITKNKIPTVFSNISESYVEDASPDYKVVLGALFKSGAFTVNLRETFYGKTSVLVQPGVSSASLIAAGLPTIYEAKVKPTGITDLEVSYAFNDAMTFSLGANNLFDKVPETPALLTGVTIPAGTSPYINGSTTYNSPYGFGPYGTSGGYYYARIDFKF from the coding sequence ATGAAGAGACTTTCCGCGCTCAAGCTTTCTCTCGTGATTGCGACATCCTGGTCGGCCTGCGCCATGGCGCAGGAAGCACCGCAGGAACCGCAGGCCGATGAAGGTGCAGCCATCATCGTTACCGGCACCCGTGCCGTCGGCATGTCGGCCGCCGAAGCTGCCGCACCCGTTCAGGTGCTCAGCGAAGAAGCCATCGCCCATGTCGGCCAGCCGAACCTCAACCAGGCGCTGACCCAGATCGTTCCCAGCTTCACCGCCCAGACCCAGGGCACCGACATGTCGAGCTTCTCGCTGTCGGCTCGTCTGCGCGGCCTGAGCCCCAACCACACGCTGCTGCTGGTCAATGGCAAGCGTCGCCACGGCTCGGCCATTCTTCAGGTCGCCACCGGCCCGTTCGGCGGTTCCGCCGCGCCCAGCCTCGACCTCATTCCGCCTGATGCCGTCGAACGCATCGAAATCCTGCAGGAAGGCGCCGCCGCCGTTTACGGTACCGATGCGATCGCGGGCGTCATCAACCTGATCCTGAAGGACGATACCGAAGGCGGCAGCTTCAAGATCACCGGCGGCCAGAATTACGACAGCGAAGGCGAAACCTTCTCGGTCTCGGGCAATGTCGGCTTCAAGCTGGGCGAGGATGGTTATTTCAACCTCAGCGGCTTCCACCGTCGCCAGGACTATACCACCACCGGCACCGGCCAGGTTCAGGTGACGCAGCTCGACGGTTCGCTGCAGCCCAACGCTCCCGCGCAATGGTCGAACCTGACCGGCGACGCGCTGGCGGGCATCAACGGCGGCCAGCCCAAGACCTATCTGACCGAATTCTTCTACAATATGGGCTATGATTTCGGCGGCGTCGAGCTCTACAGCTTCGGTAACTATGCCCGCCGCATCGGCTATGCCAAGCAGGGTTATCGCCACCCCAAGCGCGTCTGCTACGAAAGCGGCAATCTGGGCGGCAGCGTCACCACGGCGGCTTATGATCCCAGCATCTGCTATGGCAACACCGGCGTCGTCGGCATGGTCCCGCTGCAGCATGTGACCGAGGACGAATATAGCTTCACCGTCGGCGCCAAGGGCGAATTTGGCGGCGGCTGGAACTATGATCTGTCGACCACCTATGGCCATGACAAGAACGAGATCTGGACCGAGAATTCGGCCCATCGCGAAGTCTGGCAGGAAACCTATGCCCAGTATCTGAACGGTTCGGGCGTCCTGCCCAACACGCCGGACTCGGCCTATGACGGCGGCTTCCGCCTGAGCCAGACCACGGTCACGGCCGACATCCGCAAGGAATTCGATCTTGGCCTGGCCGATCCGCTGACCTTCGCCTTCGGTGGCGAATATCGCCGCGACACCTACACCATCGTCGCGGGCGACTATTATTCCACCTACAAGACCGGCGTTCAGTCCTTCCCGGGCTACAAGGAAAGCGACGCAGGCGACTGGAACCGCAGCGCCAAGGCCGGCTACATCAACGTCATCGTCAACCCGGTCGAAAAATGGACCGTCGACCTTGCCGGCCGTTACGAAGATTATTCGGACTTCGGCGACACGCTGATCGGCAAGGCCACCACCCGCTTCGACTTCAGCGATGCGGTCGCCATCCGTGGCACCGTCAGCACCGGCTTCCGTGCGCCGACGCTGGCCGAACAGCATTATTCGACCGTGGCCGTCGGCCCGACCAGCGCCGTTGCGGTGCTGCCGGCCGGTTCGCCTGCGGCGACCCTGCTGGGCTTCTCCGCGCTGAAGCCGGAAAAGTCGACCAACTTCTCGGGCGGCTTCGTCTTCCGTCCGATCCCCAAGCTCGCGGTCACGCTTGATGGCTATCTCATCAAGATCAAGGATCGCATCGCCCTGACCGCGGCCCGTTATGCCGTCCAGGGCGGCGTTGCGACGGCGGAAGCCCCGGCAATCATCTCGGCGCTGCAGGCAGCTGGCGTGGTGTTTGACGCGGCGCTGCCGAACATCGGTGCGCAGAGCTTCACCAACGGCATCGACACCCGCACCTGGGGCATCGACTTCTCGGCCGCCTATCCGGTGGCCCTGGACTTCGGCAGCCTGAACCTGTCGGTCTCGGCCAACTACAACAAGACGAAGATCACCAAGAACAAGATTCCGACGGTCTTCAGCAATATCTCTGAAAGCTATGTCGAAGACGCTTCGCCCGACTACAAGGTCGTGCTGGGCGCCCTGTTCAAGAGCGGTGCCTTCACGGTCAACCTGCGCGAGACCTTCTATGGCAAGACCAGCGTGCTGGTGCAGCCGGGCGTGTCGAGCGCTTCGCTGATCGCCGCCGGCCTGCCGACCATCTATGAAGCGAAGGTCAAGCCGACCGGCATCACCGATCTGGAAGTCAGCTATGCGTTCAACGACGCCATGACCTTCTCGCTCGGCGCGAACAACCTGTTCGACAAGGTCCCGGAAACCCCGGCCCTGCTGACGGGCGTGACCATCCCGGCGGGCACGTCGCCCTATATCAACGGGTCGACCACCTATAACAGCCCCTATGGCTTTGGCCCCTACGGCACCTCGGGCGGCTATTACTACGCGCGTATCGACTTCAAGTTCTGA